The Lepus europaeus isolate LE1 chromosome 21, mLepTim1.pri, whole genome shotgun sequence genome has a window encoding:
- the OCM2 gene encoding putative oncomodulin-2: MSITDVLSADDIAAALQECQDPDTFEPQKFFQTSGLSKMSASQVKDVFRFLDNDQSGYLDEDELKFFLQKFESGARELTESETKSLMAAADNDGDGKIGADEFQEMVHS; encoded by the exons ATGAGCATCACGGACGTGCTCAGCGCTGACGACATCGCAGCTGCCCTGCAGGAATGCCAAG ACCCAGATACTTTTGAACCCCAAAAATTCTTCCAGACATCAGGCCTCTCCAAGATGTCGGCCAGTCAGGTGAAGGACGTCTTCCGGTTCTTAGACAATGACCAGAGCGGATACCTGGATGAAGACGAGCTTAA GTTTTTCCTCCAGAAGTTCGAGAGTGGTGCTAGAGAACTGACCGAGTCAGAGACCAAGTCCCTGATGGCCGCTGCAGACAATGATGGAGATGGAAAAATCGGGGCTGACG